In Rhodococcus oxybenzonivorans, the following proteins share a genomic window:
- a CDS encoding helix-turn-helix domain-containing protein, translating into MPVRPPLNGFQPHALELARTAAGMSRTTLARALGVDPSTIHNWETSRSHPEPEHLARITEELGISLDRLVVVPRNRRVLADLRILAGLTQRQVANRAGVSTTTIGKIERGEASLSDRHAAALADALCLDERTIRAAYLRNRPLPQSP; encoded by the coding sequence ATGCCGGTGAGACCGCCCTTGAACGGGTTTCAGCCCCACGCTCTCGAACTCGCGCGCACCGCTGCAGGGATGTCGCGCACCACGCTTGCGCGCGCACTCGGTGTCGATCCGTCCACCATCCATAATTGGGAAACCTCGCGATCGCACCCTGAGCCGGAGCACCTCGCCCGGATTACCGAGGAGCTGGGAATTTCGCTGGACCGCCTCGTTGTTGTTCCGCGGAACCGTCGGGTCCTGGCCGACCTGCGGATTCTTGCTGGATTGACGCAAAGGCAAGTCGCGAACCGAGCCGGAGTCAGCACCACCACCATCGGCAAGATCGAGCGGGGCGAAGCATCCCTGTCCGATCGCCATGCCGCTGCCCTCGCAGACGCACTGTGTCTGGACGAACGAACGATCCGGGCCGCGTATCTCCGGAATCGGCCGCTCCCCCAGTCGCCATAA
- a CDS encoding heavy-metal-associated domain-containing protein has product MSTTTVTVTGMTCGHCVSSVREEIGNIPGVTAVDVDLASGRVAIDSDSPIEQAALARAVDEAGYQLAG; this is encoded by the coding sequence ATGAGCACCACCACCGTCACCGTCACCGGAATGACCTGCGGGCACTGCGTTTCCTCGGTCCGCGAAGAGATCGGCAACATCCCCGGCGTCACCGCCGTGGACGTCGACCTCGCGAGCGGTCGGGTCGCTATCGACTCCGACTCCCCGATCGAGCAGGCAGCGCTCGCCCGGGCAGTCGACGAGGCCGGCTACCAGCTCGCCGGCTGA
- a CDS encoding MFS transporter codes for MSTQASSTRRWWALALIAAAQFMVIMDTSIIGIALPEMQTDLGFSQENLTWVFNAYVIAFGGLLLLGGRLSDLWGARRIFATGWLVLLAGSITAGAAGNVGTELAGRAIQGAGAALIAPSALTLLMMLFGSTQQELTKALAVYGAAAPAGGTAGVFLGGVITEYLSWPWVFYINIPIAIIALAATPLLMPNAPARSGSIDILGALTVTAGLALAVYSIVRAPEVGWGSGQTWGYLAASAVLLGVFVLIQSRRREPLMRLGIFTAPNLAAANVAQVLLGAAWIPMWFFLNLYLQQVLGYSAFPAGAALLPMTTLIMLGMIVIAPRAMQRFGAKPMIVTGLIVLAAGLGWMALVRPTGNFWVDVLPASLVAAAGMSLAFIPSLGTAISAARPEEGGLASGIVNVSYQVGSALGLATMTAVAASFGANQIGNLPELTNGFSAAFLGAAVIALAGAGVTAVSMRTPQPDTAPEPVLEQH; via the coding sequence ATGTCTACTCAGGCTTCATCCACACGCAGGTGGTGGGCGCTGGCGCTGATCGCCGCAGCCCAATTCATGGTCATCATGGACACCTCCATCATCGGCATCGCGCTACCGGAAATGCAGACCGACCTCGGTTTCTCCCAGGAGAACCTGACCTGGGTGTTCAACGCCTATGTCATCGCCTTCGGTGGACTGCTCCTGCTCGGCGGACGCCTGTCCGACCTGTGGGGCGCCAGACGCATCTTCGCCACCGGCTGGCTGGTTCTGCTGGCCGGATCGATCACCGCCGGCGCCGCCGGGAACGTCGGCACCGAACTGGCCGGACGCGCCATCCAGGGCGCCGGGGCCGCACTCATCGCACCCTCGGCGCTGACGCTGCTGATGATGCTGTTCGGTTCCACTCAGCAGGAATTGACCAAGGCCCTCGCCGTCTACGGTGCCGCCGCCCCCGCGGGCGGCACCGCCGGGGTGTTCCTCGGCGGGGTGATCACCGAATACCTCAGCTGGCCATGGGTGTTCTACATCAACATCCCCATCGCGATCATCGCCCTCGCCGCGACACCGCTGCTGATGCCCAACGCCCCCGCCCGATCCGGTTCGATCGACATTCTCGGCGCGCTGACCGTCACCGCCGGACTGGCGCTCGCCGTCTACTCCATCGTCCGGGCTCCCGAGGTCGGCTGGGGTTCCGGTCAAACCTGGGGATACCTCGCCGCGTCCGCGGTGCTGCTGGGGGTGTTCGTGCTGATCCAGTCCCGGCGCCGTGAACCCCTGATGCGTTTGGGGATCTTCACCGCCCCCAACCTTGCCGCAGCGAACGTCGCCCAGGTGCTGCTCGGTGCGGCATGGATACCGATGTGGTTCTTCCTGAACCTGTACCTGCAGCAGGTGTTGGGGTACAGCGCCTTCCCCGCCGGCGCAGCACTACTGCCGATGACCACCCTGATCATGCTCGGCATGATCGTCATCGCGCCGCGGGCGATGCAGCGGTTCGGAGCGAAACCGATGATCGTGACCGGTCTGATCGTGCTCGCGGCAGGGCTCGGATGGATGGCCTTGGTTCGGCCCACCGGCAATTTCTGGGTCGACGTCCTGCCGGCTTCCCTCGTTGCCGCAGCAGGCATGTCGCTCGCCTTCATCCCGTCCCTGGGTACGGCGATCTCCGCCGCCCGACCCGAAGAGGGCGGATTGGCGTCTGGCATCGTCAACGTCAGCTACCAGGTCGGCTCCGCCCTCGGCCTGGCAACCATGACCGCCGTCGCCGCCTCGTTCGGCGCCAACCAGATCGGCAACCTCCCCGAGCTGACGAACGGATTCTCCGCCGCGTTCCTCGGCGCCGCCGTCATCGCCCTGGCCGGGGCCGGGGTCACCGCCGTGTCGATGCGCACGCCCCAACCGGACACGGCACCGGAACCGGTCCTCGAACAGCACTGA